GAGATCAACATTTGGGAAAAATTGAGCGAGGATAGCCAGGCGCATGCCGGAAATAAAGGTTTGCCCATCTTTGATGTAAACATTGATTTTACACGGCATGCAAAGTCCGATTTTAATATCGGCGTTTAAAAAAGCATTGGCATATCCGGCATTGCAAAATTCAATGATTTTAAACGAATCCCTCTGAAAACCTTTTTCTGTTAAGTTTTTTTGTAGATCATGAATGTGCAAAACTCGCATGCCTGCTTTGGCGATTTCTTCTTCAACGCTTTTTACGGCTTCATCAAAGCTTTTTGATGTTGTTTGGGTGTAGTCGAAGTTCATAATTTTAGATGGTTACATTGTTTTCAAGAGGAATTCATTGTAATCCAAAGAATAATATTTATAAATAATTTTTTCTTCTAGCGGAGTCGCTTTCCCCCGCGTTGCGGGGGCGAGAAGATTCGACCGCTGGGGGAAACTCATCCTTCGGAAATATACTTCAAAACCGACTCTACATGAATATCCATGGGATTTAGAAGCGGCTGAGTGGTGTTCG
The sequence above is a segment of the Candidatus Peregrinibacteria bacterium genome. Coding sequences within it:
- a CDS encoding DUF302 domain-containing protein translates to MNFDYTQTTSKSFDEAVKSVEEEIAKAGMRVLHIHDLQKNLTEKGFQRDSFKIIEFCNAGYANAFLNADIKIGLCMPCKINVYIKDGQTFISGMRLAILAQFFPNVDLGDKPQEIDKKIQDIINNSR